One Bacillus sp. FJAT-52991 genomic region harbors:
- a CDS encoding SagB family peptide dehydrogenase: MDLETFLHNLHFDVDKVSPTDWEVDWEDAPLPYKLYRGLPVFPLSLEVPLTLEEWEAPKKPNTRRISHFLWYVFGLTQMSQSVFPSTNQGSELMQSYRRFAPSGGALYPNELYVYLKVEDLPNGIYHYDVAHHRLILLREGNFDSYIAKSLGNRCDLSACFGTVFVSTMFWKNFYKYNNFAYRLQGLDAGVLIGQLLEVAKRFGFVSGVYFQYLDRAINHLLGLNGEEESVYAVIPLTVEPMIWLTNRGGRDELVSASELCRELEAIQNNHYVRSQRIKTFPMLTKMNEASILESTQLFRQIKEREKLNGASQVVTLPRMKRLSYDLASVCHKRFSPDIDFILGEISQSQLATLLQEATSAYLYRNDLDEAHKVQESRVSLSVCLNNVEGIPDGAYHYDSADHALRQVDIGDHRLHLQSGMSIGNVNLFQVPLCFHVTGDKDHLISELGYRGYRIQQMEAGMLVQRLLLVASALEMGGHPLLGFDAELCDEIYKMDQQGNTSLIEIPIGPYRPRPWLKGSLQS; this comes from the coding sequence ATGGATCTAGAGACATTTCTGCACAATCTACATTTTGACGTTGACAAGGTAAGCCCAACGGACTGGGAAGTGGATTGGGAAGACGCACCGCTTCCGTATAAGCTCTACCGTGGTTTGCCTGTATTTCCATTATCTCTGGAAGTACCACTTACGCTTGAAGAATGGGAAGCACCAAAAAAGCCTAACACTCGGAGAATCAGTCATTTTCTCTGGTATGTATTTGGCCTTACTCAAATGTCCCAGTCAGTCTTTCCTAGCACAAATCAAGGGTCGGAACTCATGCAGTCGTATCGGCGGTTCGCTCCTTCTGGTGGGGCGCTGTATCCAAACGAATTGTACGTGTATCTAAAGGTGGAGGATTTGCCTAATGGGATATACCATTATGATGTGGCACACCATCGCTTGATATTGTTGAGAGAAGGTAACTTTGATTCATATATAGCCAAGTCTCTTGGCAATCGCTGTGATTTGTCAGCTTGTTTTGGTACGGTTTTTGTGTCAACAATGTTTTGGAAAAACTTCTATAAATACAATAACTTTGCCTACCGTTTGCAAGGGTTGGATGCTGGTGTGCTGATTGGACAATTACTGGAAGTAGCCAAACGGTTTGGTTTTGTTTCGGGGGTGTACTTCCAATATCTCGATCGGGCGATCAACCATCTACTTGGACTAAATGGAGAAGAGGAGAGTGTGTATGCAGTTATCCCGCTAACAGTGGAACCTATGATTTGGTTGACTAACAGGGGAGGTAGAGATGAGCTTGTTTCTGCTAGCGAACTATGTCGAGAGTTGGAAGCTATTCAAAATAATCACTACGTCCGATCACAGCGAATCAAAACGTTTCCGATGTTAACGAAGATGAATGAAGCGTCTATACTAGAATCAACTCAATTATTTCGGCAAATAAAGGAAAGGGAAAAGTTGAATGGTGCGAGTCAAGTGGTAACTCTCCCTCGTATGAAGCGATTATCGTATGATCTAGCGTCGGTTTGTCATAAGCGATTTTCACCGGATATAGATTTTATTCTTGGGGAGATTAGTCAATCGCAGTTGGCCACTCTGCTACAGGAAGCAACGTCTGCGTACTTGTATCGAAATGATTTGGATGAAGCACATAAGGTGCAAGAGTCCCGTGTTTCACTGTCTGTATGTTTGAATAATGTTGAAGGTATTCCAGATGGTGCTTATCATTATGATAGCGCTGATCATGCGTTACGACAGGTAGATATCGGTGATCATCGACTCCATTTACAATCCGGAATGTCTATAGGTAATGTGAATTTATTCCAAGTGCCACTTTGCTTTCATGTGACAGGAGATAAAGATCACTTAATATCGGAATTGGGGTACAGAGGATATCGTATTCAACAAATGGAAGCGGGAATGCTCGTGCAACGATTACTGTTAGTAGCGTCAGCCCTTGAGATGGGAGGACATCCACTACTTGGGTTTGATGCGGAATTGTGTGATGAAATATACAAGATGGATCAACAAGGAAACACCAGCCTAATCGAAATCCCAATCGGTCCCTATCGACCTCGACCTTGGTTAAAGGGGAGTTTGCAAAGCTAA
- a CDS encoding response regulator transcription factor — MKTILIIEDNEDVNLMLAEALTDANYEVKSIYTGTDGISEIQNHTYDLILLDIMLPYKSGDEILKEVRSFSDVPIIIISAKDMVSTKIDLLKVGADDYITKPFDLGEVVARVESNLRRSHKQIQGSKLFQYKDLTLDDHAKRITVGDMEIELTAKEYMILELLLKQGGKVFTKANLYESVWQEDYLGDDNAVKTHISNLRNKLKKANPNEEYIETVWGLGYRLHKE, encoded by the coding sequence ATGAAGACGATCTTGATTATTGAAGATAACGAGGATGTAAACCTTATGCTGGCAGAAGCCTTGACTGATGCAAATTATGAGGTGAAATCCATTTATACGGGAACAGATGGTATCAGTGAAATCCAAAATCATACGTATGACTTGATTTTGCTTGATATTATGCTTCCTTATAAAAGTGGTGATGAGATACTCAAAGAAGTACGGTCATTTTCTGATGTGCCTATTATCATCATTTCTGCAAAGGATATGGTTAGCACAAAAATAGACCTTTTGAAGGTCGGTGCGGATGATTATATCACGAAGCCTTTTGATTTGGGTGAGGTGGTTGCACGAGTTGAGTCCAATTTGCGGCGTTCTCATAAGCAGATACAGGGGAGCAAGCTGTTTCAGTATAAGGATTTAACGCTAGATGATCATGCAAAGCGTATTACTGTTGGTGATATGGAGATTGAACTGACAGCAAAAGAGTATATGATATTGGAACTGCTGCTTAAACAAGGTGGCAAGGTTTTTACAAAAGCGAACCTCTATGAATCTGTTTGGCAGGAGGACTATCTTGGTGATGACAATGCGGTGAAAACCCATATTAGCAATTTGCGTAATAAGTTGAAAAAAGCAAATCCAAACGAGGAATATATTGAAACGGTATGGGGCTTAGGCTATCGCTTACATAAAGAGTAA
- a CDS encoding ABC transporter ATP-binding protein, with translation MRKHVLKINNLTKSYHGVNVLHDVSVTLEAGRIYGLIGRNGAGKSTLMKIVSGLSYPTSGNIELFGHTGEKALQVERKRLGCMIEHPSFTPNMTAKENLTRHRMMRGIPNKEVEDELLELVGLVNTGKKKAKNFSLGMKQRLGIAIALLGSPEFLILDEPTNGLDPVGVVEIRNLLKKLSEERQMTILISSHNLPELYQVATDYIIINDGEIKQVLTLEQLDECCKHHLLISCNESEKLVSVLEMELHTTNYKVMPDKTVKLYDYLNEKERVSRVLFENGLVVTNLSNEGDTLENYFLSVVGGDHNA, from the coding sequence ATGCGTAAACACGTTTTGAAAATAAATAACCTGACGAAAAGCTATCATGGTGTCAATGTGTTGCATGATGTGTCGGTGACTTTAGAAGCTGGTAGAATATACGGCTTAATTGGAAGGAACGGCGCCGGAAAAAGCACGTTAATGAAGATTGTATCGGGACTTAGTTACCCTACAAGCGGCAACATTGAGCTTTTCGGTCATACCGGGGAAAAAGCTTTGCAGGTTGAACGGAAAAGGCTTGGGTGTATGATTGAGCATCCTAGTTTTACTCCAAATATGACTGCAAAGGAAAATCTTACACGTCACAGAATGATGCGAGGTATTCCCAATAAGGAAGTTGAAGATGAATTATTGGAGCTTGTGGGTCTCGTAAATACCGGGAAAAAGAAAGCGAAAAACTTTTCACTTGGCATGAAGCAGCGTTTAGGTATTGCGATCGCCCTACTTGGCAGCCCTGAATTTTTAATTTTGGATGAGCCGACCAATGGGCTTGATCCGGTGGGTGTCGTAGAAATCCGTAATCTGCTCAAAAAACTGAGTGAGGAGCGGCAAATGACCATTCTCATCTCTAGCCACAATTTGCCGGAATTATATCAAGTAGCGACGGACTATATCATTATCAATGATGGCGAAATCAAACAGGTACTTACCCTTGAACAGCTGGATGAATGCTGTAAACATCATCTTCTTATTAGCTGTAATGAGTCGGAAAAACTGGTGAGCGTTCTAGAAATGGAATTGCACACTACGAACTATAAGGTAATGCCCGATAAAACGGTTAAGCTATATGATTATCTAAACGAAAAAGAGCGAGTGTCGAGAGTCCTCTTTGAAAATGGCCTTGTCGTTACCAATCTTTCAAACGAAGGAGATACACTTGAAAACTACTTTCTTTCTGTTGTAGGAGGTGATCACAATGCTTAA
- a CDS encoding ABC transporter permease, whose protein sequence is MLNLIRADLFSLRKSRAIKILFAITTVSAVVMAMMAYLIPQGKIEDSMTGIGFMFSDVNVISILGAVIAGVFICGDFDNKIIHDAIANGCSRGAVIVSKATLFCCAIMFILLPYAIVTGIALSTGSEFSMGAVAIGFLHTLTSYNGTFSLSEVWNMLAVTFSLMIVYVAQLSVCLAFAFVFKKPVLVVAVYYGFSILIGKLASISDSSPVFDRIFSCTPYKGDYVFMTLDTGAGEMVKAIAVSLVFIIVMLIITYSVFRKSEIK, encoded by the coding sequence ATGCTTAACTTAATTCGGGCCGATTTATTTAGCTTGCGTAAATCAAGGGCCATCAAGATTTTATTTGCCATTACAACTGTAAGTGCCGTGGTCATGGCGATGATGGCTTATCTGATACCGCAGGGGAAGATTGAAGACAGCATGACTGGAATCGGGTTCATGTTCTCTGACGTAAATGTGATCAGCATTCTCGGAGCTGTGATCGCAGGTGTTTTTATCTGTGGTGATTTCGATAATAAAATCATTCATGATGCTATTGCCAATGGCTGTAGCAGAGGGGCTGTCATCGTTAGTAAGGCAACTTTATTCTGCTGTGCCATCATGTTTATTCTGCTTCCTTATGCTATTGTAACAGGGATTGCTCTTAGTACAGGTTCTGAGTTTAGTATGGGAGCCGTAGCTATCGGCTTCTTGCATACACTGACGTCCTATAATGGTACATTCTCTTTATCAGAGGTATGGAATATGTTAGCTGTCACGTTCAGCTTGATGATTGTATATGTGGCACAATTGAGTGTTTGTTTAGCGTTTGCTTTTGTGTTTAAGAAGCCCGTCCTTGTCGTTGCTGTTTATTATGGGTTTTCTATTCTTATTGGGAAGTTAGCGAGTATAAGCGATAGTTCTCCAGTGTTCGATCGTATTTTCTCCTGTACGCCATATAAAGGTGACTATGTTTTTATGACATTGGATACGGGGGCAGGAGAAATGGTGAAGGCCATCGCTGTTAGTTTAGTATTTATAATCGTCATGCTTATTATTACTTACAGCGTATTCAGAAAATCGGAAATTAAGTAG
- a CDS encoding sensor histidine kinase, which translates to MNRLAIAVGVLVIVIILLSLYIVFLQLQLRNINRQLDKRLAEHTRQPISLELLNRELNALAININKCLKVEETLRLKGIREEKRFKELIANISHDLRTPLTAIKGYQQLVEKGELSDDQRRKLQVAQKHADELGNLIEHFFEYSYLLNVKSESNIERINVTNLVTECVAASVTIFEENHLKVCMEEAPPVFALIDKEMTIRIIQNLIRNCAIHSDGDVVVRVQSNENAVISFSNPVKDAAEIDVNQLFDRFYTADKARRKATGLGLSIVKLLAAQMGGSTIAELQGNIISIRVELPLSDH; encoded by the coding sequence GTGAATAGGTTGGCAATTGCGGTTGGCGTTTTGGTTATTGTTATTATTTTGCTTTCCTTGTATATCGTTTTTCTTCAACTGCAATTGCGCAATATTAATCGGCAGTTGGATAAACGACTAGCTGAACATACACGTCAGCCGATCAGCTTGGAACTGCTTAACAGAGAGCTTAATGCTTTAGCTATCAATATTAACAAATGCCTTAAGGTGGAGGAAACCCTCCGCCTTAAAGGCATTCGTGAGGAGAAGCGGTTTAAGGAATTGATTGCGAATATTTCCCATGATTTACGCACGCCGCTCACTGCTATCAAGGGCTATCAGCAACTTGTAGAAAAGGGCGAGCTCTCCGATGACCAAAGAAGAAAACTGCAAGTGGCGCAGAAACATGCGGATGAATTGGGAAATCTGATTGAACATTTCTTTGAATATTCCTACCTGCTTAATGTCAAGTCGGAATCGAATATTGAACGAATCAATGTAACAAATCTTGTCACAGAATGTGTTGCCGCTTCTGTCACTATTTTTGAGGAAAATCATCTGAAAGTCTGTATGGAGGAAGCGCCGCCTGTGTTTGCTCTTATAGATAAAGAAATGACAATCAGAATCATTCAAAATCTGATACGCAACTGTGCCATACACTCCGATGGTGACGTAGTGGTACGAGTTCAAAGTAATGAGAATGCAGTCATTTCATTCAGTAACCCTGTAAAAGATGCTGCTGAAATAGATGTAAACCAGCTATTTGACCGCTTTTATACGGCTGATAAGGCAAGGAGAAAAGCAACAGGCTTAGGATTATCGATTGTTAAGCTGTTAGCAGCACAGATGGGCGGTAGCACAATCGCCGAGCTACAAGGGAATATAATCTCAATAAGGGTCGAACTTCCGTTGAGTGATCATTAA
- a CDS encoding LysM peptidoglycan-binding domain-containing protein: MIIHVVKRGETLWSIASRYGVSVSQMIAANGLPNPNRLLIGQSLIIPIAARQHTVRAGETLWQIAQRYGVTVRAIVRANQISSPSNIYPGMVLIIPPRTYTVQPGENLRQIAQRYGVTVQEIMKANQIQNPNLIYTGMVLVIPFPKPIIDVNAYTINKGEQGGREVREVGQYLTYISPFAYIMKADGGLEPIDDASILQAAEAKRVVPLMCITNFTSEDPGSRLAHTILSSTEVQNRLLTNIENTMRTKGYIGLNVDFENVFPADRELYNQFLQRAVDRLRPKGYSVSTALAPKTSSDQKGILYEAHDYAAQAKIVDFIVLMTYEWGYRFGPPQAISPLNQIKRVLDYAVTVIPRNKIFMGFQVYARDWLLPHVQGQEAETFDMQEAIRRAVKYNATIQYDRVAQSPFYRYWDEKGRQHEVWFEDARSAQAKFDLAKNYGLRGISYWVLGYPFPQNWVLLEGNFRIRKLR, translated from the coding sequence ATGATTATTCATGTGGTAAAAAGAGGCGAGACATTATGGAGCATAGCTAGTCGTTATGGTGTCAGTGTTTCACAAATGATTGCCGCAAACGGACTGCCCAATCCTAATCGATTACTTATTGGTCAGTCGCTTATCATTCCTATTGCTGCTCGTCAACATACTGTTCGAGCTGGAGAAACGTTATGGCAGATTGCACAAAGATATGGAGTGACAGTCAGAGCCATTGTTCGGGCAAACCAAATTAGTAGTCCTTCTAACATCTATCCGGGAATGGTGTTAATCATTCCGCCTCGGACGTATACGGTTCAGCCCGGAGAGAATTTACGGCAAATCGCTCAACGTTATGGTGTAACTGTTCAGGAAATTATGAAAGCCAATCAAATTCAAAATCCCAATCTTATTTATACGGGGATGGTATTAGTCATTCCTTTTCCTAAGCCGATCATTGATGTAAATGCCTATACGATCAATAAGGGAGAACAAGGAGGAAGAGAAGTTCGTGAGGTTGGACAATATTTAACTTACATTTCCCCTTTTGCTTATATTATGAAAGCAGACGGCGGACTAGAGCCGATTGATGATGCCTCTATCCTTCAAGCAGCTGAAGCTAAGCGAGTCGTTCCATTAATGTGTATCACGAACTTTACAAGTGAAGACCCCGGTTCCCGTTTGGCTCATACCATTCTTTCAAGTACAGAGGTGCAAAACCGGTTATTAACCAATATCGAAAACACGATGCGGACGAAAGGATATATCGGACTAAACGTTGACTTTGAGAATGTATTCCCAGCTGATCGTGAGCTGTATAACCAATTCTTGCAGCGCGCGGTGGACCGTTTGCGTCCAAAAGGATATTCAGTTTCAACTGCACTTGCACCTAAAACAAGTTCCGATCAAAAAGGAATTTTATATGAAGCTCATGATTATGCCGCTCAAGCAAAAATCGTCGACTTCATTGTATTGATGACTTACGAATGGGGATATCGATTCGGACCTCCACAGGCGATCTCTCCCCTTAACCAAATTAAACGTGTTCTCGATTATGCCGTAACGGTGATCCCAAGAAATAAAATTTTTATGGGCTTCCAGGTATACGCTCGCGACTGGCTCCTCCCCCACGTTCAGGGTCAAGAGGCCGAAACATTTGATATGCAAGAAGCTATCCGTCGGGCCGTAAAATACAATGCCACGATTCAATATGACCGAGTAGCCCAATCTCCATTTTATCGCTATTGGGATGAAAAAGGACGTCAGCATGAAGTTTGGTTTGAAGATGCCCGTAGCGCCCAGGCAAAATTTGATTTAGCGAAGAACTACGGCTTACGGGGAATTAGTTACTGGGTACTCGGTTATCCATTCCCACAAAATTGGGTACTGCTTGAAGGGAACTTTAGAATACGGAAATTGCGTTAG